One Paenibacillus riograndensis SBR5 DNA segment encodes these proteins:
- a CDS encoding DedA family protein, whose product MHVISDLISHLFEWIQSLGYFGIMIGLMIEVIPSEIVLAFGGYLVSQGEINYFGAVLFGTVGGVIAQIFVYWIGRYGGRPVLEKYGKYIFIKKKHIDHSEEWFNKYGTGVIFTARFIPVVRHAISVPAGISRMPLGKFTLLTTLAVIPWSALFVYLGYTLGDKWETIDEVAAKYTHELILAAIAIIVIYFLFKWYKSKKKGSAV is encoded by the coding sequence TTGCACGTTATTTCTGATCTGATCTCGCATTTGTTTGAATGGATTCAGAGTCTTGGGTATTTCGGGATTATGATCGGGCTTATGATTGAGGTTATCCCAAGTGAAATTGTGCTGGCCTTTGGCGGATATCTGGTCTCGCAGGGGGAAATTAATTATTTTGGTGCGGTGCTTTTTGGTACGGTTGGCGGAGTTATCGCCCAGATATTTGTGTATTGGATTGGCCGTTATGGCGGCAGACCCGTGCTGGAGAAATACGGAAAGTACATTTTTATCAAGAAAAAACATATTGACCATTCCGAAGAATGGTTCAATAAGTATGGCACAGGCGTCATATTCACCGCCCGGTTCATTCCGGTTGTGCGGCATGCCATATCGGTTCCTGCCGGGATCTCGCGCATGCCGCTGGGCAAGTTCACTTTGCTGACTACACTTGCCGTAATTCCGTGGAGTGCGCTGTTTGTCTATTTGGGCTATACACTTGGCGACAAGTGGGAAACCATTGATGAAGTAGCCGCCAAGTACACCCATGAGCTGATCCTAGCGGCCATTGCTATTATAGTTATATACTTCCTGTTCAAGTGGTACAAATCCAAGAAGAAAGGTAGTGCAGTATGA
- the sigY gene encoding RNA polymerase sigma factor SigY — translation MSDGTHERIIRAQHGDASALAVLLQEHYAFLYKYLVKATMNPLLAEELAQDTMVRCMEKIGTYNGASSFSSWLITIATRLYIDRKRRWKLEMKWKRQEEGVRSIRWRFESRNLEWSEVLDALSRLSSVQRMAVLLKHYYGYGYEEIADILQIPSGTAKSRVAAGLNQLRKELSDDEH, via the coding sequence ATGAGCGACGGGACGCACGAACGGATCATCAGAGCGCAGCACGGCGATGCTTCCGCGCTGGCTGTACTGCTGCAGGAACATTATGCCTTTCTCTACAAATACCTGGTCAAGGCTACCATGAACCCTTTGCTCGCAGAGGAACTTGCCCAGGATACCATGGTCAGGTGCATGGAGAAGATCGGAACCTATAACGGAGCTTCGTCTTTTTCCTCGTGGCTGATTACTATTGCTACCCGGCTGTATATTGACAGGAAGCGCCGATGGAAGCTTGAAATGAAGTGGAAACGCCAGGAAGAGGGTGTACGGTCCATCCGCTGGCGTTTTGAGAGCCGGAACCTGGAGTGGAGCGAAGTGCTTGATGCGCTCTCACGGCTGAGTTCTGTCCAGCGAATGGCGGTGCTGCTTAAGCACTATTACGGTTACGGGTATGAAGAGATCGCGGATATTCTGCAGATTCCTTCGGGCACTGCCAAATCGCGTGTGGCAGCAGGACTCAATCAACTGCGAAAGGAGCTGAGTGATGATGAACACTGA
- a CDS encoding MFS transporter — MPASTSESGKTNPFRGFAAPFAKSRAFPFLWLGHLISFLGSSVTMVILPVLVYSLTGSTTTMGVVMAVYMLPNILMLPVSGHIVDRYDRVGIMMLADIFRALIMLATAVLALTGLLSIPLLLILIGCYGLLDGLFQPAYAAVRATVFTPDIRVTANSVTQITTQTVRLIGPALGGLLITHLSAGIGFGLDAFTYVFSFICLIYLRRALIARVRTDASGTAGSMAAPSPSADWKQDFMEGLAVLRSHPWLWITILAFSFINICYGGITSILVPWLFKVQHGWDPYLYGLAVTCSGAGAILAGLIFGTRQRWSRRGLMAYGGAFISGVSLLLLPFVPSAAGAVILFSLEGFGLMVFMLIWEISMQELVPQEAFGRVASLDLLGSFALLPVGYILVGWLADLIGGVATIAIFSGLGMACIALVLSIPAIRNFQ, encoded by the coding sequence ATGCCTGCAAGCACTTCTGAATCAGGTAAAACCAATCCGTTCCGCGGGTTTGCCGCACCTTTTGCCAAATCCCGGGCGTTCCCCTTTTTGTGGCTGGGACATCTGATTTCTTTCCTGGGAAGCTCAGTAACTATGGTTATTCTCCCTGTCCTGGTCTATTCCCTGACCGGATCTACGACAACCATGGGTGTCGTAATGGCTGTCTACATGCTGCCCAACATCCTCATGCTGCCGGTCTCCGGACACATTGTGGACCGTTATGACCGGGTGGGGATCATGATGCTGGCCGATATTTTCCGCGCTTTAATCATGCTCGCTACGGCCGTGCTGGCCTTGACCGGACTGCTCAGCATTCCGTTATTGCTGATATTAATCGGCTGCTATGGCCTGCTTGACGGCCTCTTCCAACCGGCATATGCGGCGGTCCGGGCTACTGTATTTACACCGGACATCCGGGTCACGGCAAACTCGGTAACCCAAATAACTACACAGACCGTCCGTTTGATCGGTCCTGCTCTCGGCGGGCTGCTTATCACTCATCTGTCGGCAGGAATCGGCTTTGGGCTCGATGCTTTTACGTATGTGTTCTCATTCATATGCTTAATTTATTTGCGCAGAGCGCTGATTGCCAGAGTGCGGACTGATGCATCCGGCACGGCCGGGTCCATGGCCGCTCCGTCCCCCTCAGCCGACTGGAAGCAGGATTTCATGGAGGGGCTTGCCGTGCTGCGCAGCCACCCCTGGCTCTGGATCACCATTCTTGCGTTTTCATTTATCAATATCTGTTATGGCGGAATTACGAGCATTCTGGTTCCGTGGCTCTTTAAAGTCCAGCATGGCTGGGACCCCTACCTCTATGGGCTTGCCGTCACTTGTTCCGGTGCCGGAGCCATCCTTGCCGGCCTGATCTTCGGGACCCGGCAGAGATGGAGCCGCCGCGGCCTGATGGCTTATGGCGGAGCTTTTATTAGCGGGGTGTCTCTCCTTCTCCTTCCCTTCGTTCCCAGTGCGGCGGGTGCTGTGATTCTTTTCTCCCTGGAGGGCTTCGGGCTCATGGTATTTATGCTGATCTGGGAGATCAGCATGCAGGAGCTGGTTCCGCAGGAAGCATTCGGGCGTGTAGCAAGCCTTGATCTCCTGGGCTCCTTCGCCCTGCTGCCGGTCGGCTATATTCTGGTCGGCTGGCTGGCCGATCTGATCGGCGGTGTAGCAACCATTGCCATCTTTTCGGGGCTGGGCATGGCCTGCATTGCGCTCGTGCTGAGCATTCCGGCTATCCGTAATTTCCAGTAA
- a CDS encoding class I SAM-dependent methyltransferase, giving the protein MYPVESLNALIEQVMSGRTLITATLSQLRSKGETTYTKVQVKPVELKGKLHYQFAYYTGPKVEHRNIPAESAAAELMSLFREKFRQGLLCTVEADYQVLISKKYKVSILTKSPSKQEAPNLDHNRRKRYVLDEGEPVPFLVELGIMNSEGKVLAKKYDKFRQINRFLEMVEDVLADLPTGRPLTIVDFGCGKSYLTFALYHYLAIREQRELNIVGLDLKADVIEHCSALAAKLGYGKLRFLVGDIADYNELEQVDMVVTLHACDTATDAALEKAVRWGASVILSVPCCQHELFAQIESGVLNPLLSHGILKERFSALATDAIRAKLLDLMGYRTQLLEFIDMEHTPKNILIRAVKGASGDNAAKWREYSAFRDFLGAKPYLERVCTDLLPGESTVQG; this is encoded by the coding sequence ATGTACCCTGTGGAATCTTTAAATGCTTTGATTGAACAAGTCATGAGCGGCCGTACACTGATTACGGCAACTCTTAGCCAGCTGCGAAGCAAAGGTGAAACCACCTACACCAAGGTGCAGGTGAAGCCCGTTGAATTAAAGGGCAAGCTGCATTACCAGTTTGCCTACTATACCGGTCCCAAGGTCGAGCACCGCAATATTCCGGCGGAGTCTGCGGCGGCGGAATTAATGTCGCTGTTTAGAGAGAAGTTTCGTCAGGGGCTGCTCTGTACCGTCGAGGCTGATTATCAAGTGCTGATCAGTAAAAAGTATAAGGTATCCATCCTGACCAAATCACCGAGCAAGCAGGAGGCGCCCAATCTGGACCATAACCGTCGCAAGCGGTATGTGCTGGATGAAGGCGAGCCGGTGCCGTTTCTGGTTGAACTGGGCATTATGAACAGCGAGGGAAAGGTGCTGGCCAAGAAGTACGATAAGTTCCGTCAGATCAACCGTTTCCTGGAGATGGTAGAGGATGTGCTGGCCGATCTGCCAACCGGCCGTCCGCTGACCATTGTGGATTTTGGCTGCGGCAAATCCTACTTGACCTTTGCACTGTATCACTACCTGGCCATTCGCGAGCAGCGGGAGCTGAATATTGTCGGGCTTGATCTCAAAGCCGATGTGATTGAGCACTGCAGCGCGCTTGCGGCCAAGCTCGGCTACGGCAAACTCCGTTTCCTGGTCGGGGATATCGCGGATTACAACGAGCTGGAGCAGGTGGATATGGTCGTAACGCTTCATGCCTGTGATACTGCAACCGATGCAGCACTGGAAAAAGCGGTCCGCTGGGGTGCCTCAGTGATTCTGTCTGTTCCCTGCTGCCAGCATGAGCTGTTTGCCCAGATCGAAAGCGGGGTGCTGAATCCGCTGCTGTCGCATGGCATCCTGAAGGAGCGCTTCTCAGCCCTCGCAACCGACGCGATCCGGGCGAAGCTGCTCGACCTTATGGGATACCGCACACAGCTGCTGGAGTTCATTGACATGGAGCATACCCCGAAGAACATTTTGATCCGTGCGGTCAAAGGCGCAAGCGGAGACAATGCCGCCAAATGGCGCGAATACAGCGCATTCCGTGATTTTCTCGGTGCGAAGCCGTATCTTGAACGCGTCTGCACTGATCTGCTGCCGGGTGAAAGCACAGTGCAGGGCTAA
- a CDS encoding DUF6483 family protein has translation MFRRDYIVRMIEDMTAMVAKVMTLKQEKKTTEALWEVDELLIRHFRLNSRLLNSLSVEDIIDMYLLGGVVESDKLQGVARLLKEEGAIYTAAGDKDAGLFRAMRSLHLFLYADLHGADRTLLQMPADIDELLRETQAYSLPAKTERLLLSYMESLGRYAKAEDSLYRLWEQGEDVVQEGKELYSRLLLKSPEELELGGLPEQEVRDGLKEWERRTAAVRQ, from the coding sequence ATGTTCCGGAGAGATTACATCGTGCGGATGATTGAGGACATGACCGCAATGGTCGCCAAGGTAATGACGCTTAAGCAGGAGAAAAAGACAACCGAAGCCCTGTGGGAGGTTGACGAGCTGCTGATCCGGCATTTCCGCCTGAATTCCCGGCTGCTGAATTCATTATCCGTAGAGGATATTATTGATATGTATCTGCTGGGGGGCGTTGTGGAATCCGATAAGCTTCAGGGTGTGGCCCGGCTGCTTAAGGAGGAAGGAGCCATCTATACAGCGGCGGGAGACAAGGACGCAGGGCTGTTCAGAGCCATGAGGTCACTGCATCTGTTTTTGTATGCTGATCTGCATGGTGCTGACCGTACTTTGCTGCAAATGCCCGCTGATATCGACGAGCTTTTGAGAGAAACCCAGGCATACAGTCTGCCGGCAAAAACAGAGCGGCTGCTGCTGTCCTACATGGAATCGCTCGGGCGCTACGCCAAGGCGGAAGACAGTCTCTACAGGCTGTGGGAGCAAGGAGAGGATGTTGTCCAGGAAGGCAAAGAACTGTACAGCCGGCTGCTGCTGAAAAGTCCGGAAGAACTGGAACTCGGCGGACTTCCCGAACAAGAGGTCAGAGACGGCCTGAAAGAATGGGAAAGACGTACGGCTGCTGTCAGACAGTAA
- a CDS encoding O-antigen ligase family protein: MRLNNQDSQKKALVFACTGAVFAAVMAASLLRGMFFAGEIYPFLTVWLVLCGIFCAWGQAVSASRNDEGRDHVLKIAVVNKPALILLGCPLAIFVLYAWAGLRGPVSAQDTADELLRWAFYATFALLAYFCAADRQGARLLAAIWHVTGMTLSLSALLAVCAQLKLPYAVAYTAAPEVSATGARLAGLLQYPNTFGVVMAVFLLERLFAAAVHVQRAQSRAAERGAGTKERSGKNGTSGREGTRKGRKREAAQGIRERSGKTGTSVWRNMRRERGNAHRIIEWEWSGEKGISGSRNMQRERGVAHRIIEWEQSGKKRIRKLSGLCSSAGGRQLLRMLPLFPCAAALLLSESRGAWLAAALASAAALLWKRQLCMPLLLAGAAPVAAAAWLYRQLARTGLAVEPVSGLLLLAGLWGAALLGGAWLCRRRTGAAGGWHAARAALAAALWTAAGSAVLLQVSERITGPSSTVAARGLFYRDAWKLAAEAPWLGRGGGTWRSTYLAAQSRPYVGSQVHSGYLDLLLNLGGVGLAVILLLLLAAGWLVAAGAPRLLPPLLALALHSAVDFDWSYGLVWLLLLLLPALARAEKLHHAATDNLPVRDIAVKSLPITGGPGSLAAEPGLAPAAPLPLHAAPAGAADNSPVRLVSAKSPPITGDPWRLVPFAVQHPLLRVSLVTLLCGVTLALSVLSFQMMKGESLYKQAAGASHREERISLLRQSLQWNPRQPKAAAALSRMLPEPEGSALLRKALGYAPEDAALNWELAKRAMRGKHPGTALYRVRKGEALDVFNVVKRVEAAEGMLDMSVRKLKDGDELGALQSADAGLELLREYRLLIEQEGSKGLQHNDRRFGAQKEAEGIDLRLTEARAAACYLRTAMLPVSGEGTEPEVEP; the protein is encoded by the coding sequence ATGAGATTGAATAACCAGGACAGCCAGAAAAAAGCGCTGGTCTTCGCTTGTACAGGCGCAGTATTCGCTGCGGTCATGGCAGCTTCCCTGCTGAGGGGGATGTTTTTTGCCGGAGAGATCTATCCGTTTCTCACAGTGTGGCTGGTGCTGTGCGGGATTTTTTGCGCCTGGGGCCAGGCAGTATCTGCATCGCGCAATGATGAAGGAAGGGATCATGTCCTTAAGATCGCTGTGGTGAATAAGCCGGCTCTGATCCTGCTGGGCTGCCCGTTGGCAATCTTTGTCCTATACGCGTGGGCGGGTCTGCGTGGTCCAGTGTCTGCTCAAGATACAGCGGATGAGCTGCTGCGCTGGGCATTTTATGCCACTTTTGCCCTACTGGCCTATTTCTGTGCGGCTGACCGCCAAGGTGCACGGCTTCTTGCGGCAATTTGGCATGTGACGGGAATGACCCTCAGCTTAAGCGCATTGCTTGCAGTATGCGCTCAGCTGAAGCTCCCCTATGCGGTAGCATACACCGCAGCGCCTGAAGTCAGCGCCACAGGCGCCAGACTGGCTGGCCTGCTGCAGTATCCGAATACCTTTGGGGTGGTCATGGCTGTATTCCTGCTGGAGCGGCTGTTTGCCGCTGCGGTCCATGTGCAGCGGGCACAGTCCCGGGCGGCAGAACGTGGCGCTGGAACTAAGGAGCGGAGCGGGAAAAACGGCACTAGCGGGCGGGAAGGTACTCGGAAGGGCAGAAAGCGGGAGGCTGCGCAGGGGATTAGGGAGCGGAGCGGCAAGACAGGGACTAGCGTGTGGAGAAACATGCGGAGAGAGCGGGGGAATGCGCACAGGATTATTGAGTGGGAGTGGAGCGGCGAGAAGGGGATAAGCGGGTCGAGAAACATGCAGAGAGAGCGGGGCGTTGCGCACAGGATTATCGAGTGGGAGCAGAGCGGCAAGAAACGGATTAGAAAGTTGAGCGGGCTGTGCAGTAGCGCAGGAGGGCGGCAGCTGCTGCGCATGCTGCCGCTTTTCCCCTGCGCCGCCGCGCTGCTGCTCAGCGAGTCGCGCGGCGCGTGGCTGGCCGCGGCCTTGGCCTCTGCCGCGGCCCTGCTCTGGAAGCGGCAGCTTTGCATGCCGCTTCTGCTTGCCGGTGCCGCGCCTGTGGCCGCCGCGGCATGGCTTTACCGCCAGCTGGCCCGGACCGGGCTGGCGGTAGAGCCGGTGTCCGGCCTGCTTCTGCTGGCCGGACTGTGGGGCGCCGCGCTGCTTGGCGGCGCCTGGCTGTGCCGCCGCCGGACTGGCGCGGCAGGCGGGTGGCATGCCGCCAGGGCAGCGCTGGCGGCGGCACTTTGGACGGCTGCGGGCAGCGCCGTCCTCCTGCAGGTGAGCGAGCGGATCACCGGACCGTCATCGACGGTCGCCGCTCGCGGCCTGTTCTACCGCGATGCCTGGAAGCTCGCGGCAGAAGCGCCCTGGCTGGGGCGCGGGGGCGGGACTTGGCGGAGCACGTATCTCGCCGCCCAGTCCCGCCCCTACGTGGGCAGCCAGGTGCACAGCGGCTACCTGGACCTCCTGCTGAACCTGGGAGGCGTCGGCCTTGCGGTAATCCTGCTGCTCCTGTTGGCCGCAGGATGGCTGGTGGCGGCAGGGGCGCCAAGGCTGCTGCCGCCCCTGCTGGCGCTTGCCCTGCATAGCGCCGTCGATTTTGACTGGAGCTACGGCCTTGTCTGGCTGCTGCTGCTCCTGCTGCCGGCGCTTGCCCGTGCCGAGAAGCTTCACCACGCTGCCACAGACAACTTACCGGTACGCGACATAGCTGTCAAGTCGCTGCCCATCACAGGCGGCCCCGGAAGTCTGGCAGCAGAGCCTGGCCTCGCGCCAGCAGCTCCGCTCCCTTTACACGCTGCGCCAGCTGGAGCCGCAGACAACTCACCGGTACGCCTCGTCTCTGCCAAGTCGCCGCCTATCACTGGAGACCCCTGGCGGCTGGTACCTTTTGCAGTGCAGCATCCTCTGTTGAGAGTTTCGTTAGTGACACTGCTCTGCGGCGTCACTCTAGCGCTGTCTGTGTTGTCCTTTCAAATGATGAAAGGGGAGTCGTTATATAAGCAGGCGGCGGGTGCTTCCCACAGAGAAGAGAGGATATCCCTGCTGCGGCAATCCCTGCAGTGGAACCCCCGTCAGCCGAAGGCCGCTGCGGCTTTATCCCGGATGCTTCCGGAGCCGGAGGGAAGCGCCCTGCTCCGGAAGGCTCTGGGCTATGCTCCGGAAGATGCCGCTTTGAACTGGGAACTCGCTAAACGGGCCATGCGCGGAAAACATCCGGGAACGGCTCTGTACCGGGTGCGCAAAGGGGAAGCACTGGATGTTTTTAATGTAGTCAAACGGGTAGAAGCAGCCGAAGGAATGCTGGATATGAGTGTACGGAAACTGAAGGACGGGGATGAGCTAGGGGCGCTCCAGAGCGCCGATGCCGGATTGGAGCTGCTGCGGGAGTACCGTCTGTTGATTGAACAAGAAGGCAGCAAGGGGCTGCAGCATAATGACCGCCGGTTTGGCGCCCAAAAAGAAGCCGAAGGCATAGACCTTCGGCTGACGGAAGCACGTGCTGCTGCATGCTATTTACGGACGGCAATGCTTCCTGTAAGCGGGGAGGGCACCGAGCCGGAAGTTGAGCCTTGA
- a CDS encoding SdpI family protein encodes MKDFKWKWQDTVIVILGVLSLGYALANYGKLPDQLPAHFDIRGEADRYWSKGSVIAFTGFLGLIFPLAMQFIKSVDPKKENYSKFQNAYKMIRLAIAALFDAMLVLTVSYGLNQNIPAGKIAMVAIGLLFIVVGNFMPQIRDNYFTGIRTAWTLASPEVWRKTHRFSGVMWMIGGLLIALGAFLPQSLSISMIIAALVIAIILPFAYSWLISSRTKA; translated from the coding sequence ATGAAAGACTTTAAATGGAAGTGGCAGGACACAGTGATTGTCATTCTGGGCGTTCTCTCGCTGGGTTATGCGCTGGCCAATTACGGCAAGCTGCCCGACCAGCTGCCTGCCCATTTTGACATCAGGGGAGAGGCCGACCGTTATTGGAGCAAAGGATCGGTTATCGCTTTTACAGGCTTTCTGGGCCTCATTTTCCCGCTGGCGATGCAGTTCATCAAAAGCGTTGATCCAAAGAAAGAGAACTACAGCAAATTTCAAAATGCCTACAAAATGATTCGTCTGGCAATCGCGGCTTTGTTCGATGCTATGCTCGTGCTGACCGTCTCTTACGGTCTGAATCAGAATATTCCTGCCGGCAAAATAGCTATGGTCGCTATTGGCCTGCTGTTTATCGTGGTCGGCAACTTTATGCCGCAGATCAGAGACAACTATTTCACAGGTATCCGCACTGCATGGACACTCGCCAGCCCGGAGGTATGGCGGAAGACGCACCGCTTCTCCGGTGTGATGTGGATGATCGGCGGTCTGCTGATCGCGCTGGGAGCATTTTTACCACAAAGCCTGTCCATCAGTATGATTATTGCCGCGCTGGTGATTGCCATCATCCTGCCCTTTGCGTATTCGTGGCTGATCTCATCCCGCACCAAGGCTTAA
- a CDS encoding MBL fold metallo-hydrolase, with protein MLNIRSYNLGPLQTNAYLLTGADPGRGVIIDPGANPAALLRAAQEMEIEAVLLTHAHFDHIAGLDEIRRAKKCPVYLHTLESEWLGSPKLNGSLMWPDVTPPISTEPAEYDLADGQVLNLLGLTFRVMHTPGHSPGSVSFLCGSDLFSGDVLFKLGVGRTDLTGGRERDLIDSIRNKLYRLDEEVRVFPGHGPRTTIGFERQCNPYVPM; from the coding sequence ATGCTTAATATTCGTTCCTATAATCTGGGTCCCCTTCAGACGAATGCGTATCTGCTTACCGGGGCGGATCCCGGACGCGGTGTCATCATTGATCCCGGTGCGAATCCCGCGGCTCTTCTGCGCGCTGCCCAGGAAATGGAGATTGAAGCTGTTCTGCTGACCCACGCCCACTTCGATCATATTGCCGGGCTTGACGAGATCCGCCGGGCCAAGAAATGTCCGGTGTACTTACACACGCTGGAGAGCGAATGGCTCGGCAGCCCCAAGCTGAATGGCTCGCTGATGTGGCCCGATGTTACGCCGCCCATCAGCACCGAACCTGCCGAGTATGATTTGGCAGATGGCCAGGTGCTTAATCTGCTGGGACTCACCTTCCGTGTGATGCATACGCCGGGGCATTCTCCCGGCAGCGTCAGCTTCCTATGCGGCAGTGATCTCTTTTCTGGTGATGTGCTCTTTAAACTGGGGGTCGGACGTACCGATTTGACTGGAGGCCGGGAACGGGACCTTATCGATTCCATCCGGAACAAATTGTACCGCCTGGATGAGGAAGTCAGAGTATTTCCCGGCCATGGGCCGCGGACAACGATCGGTTTTGAGCGGCAATGTAATCCTTACGTTCCCATGTAA
- a CDS encoding YxlC family protein: protein MMNTEKDDELLQMLSGDLERLDAQYDDISPPSLPGLKRLIAEEALRRQHQRRRELQMFLLVALFMVSIVMVSLGLAPVIYWILQAAVPIAGLGCLAVVRLRLRREDAEE, encoded by the coding sequence ATGATGAACACTGAGAAGGATGATGAATTGCTGCAGATGCTGTCAGGAGATCTTGAGCGTCTGGATGCGCAGTATGATGACATTTCGCCGCCATCTTTGCCGGGACTTAAGCGGCTTATTGCCGAGGAAGCTCTCCGCCGACAGCATCAGCGCCGCAGAGAGCTCCAGATGTTCTTGCTTGTCGCGCTATTCATGGTGAGCATTGTCATGGTTAGCTTGGGATTAGCGCCAGTGATCTACTGGATACTGCAGGCGGCTGTACCAATCGCTGGGCTCGGTTGCCTGGCAGTGGTCCGGCTTAGGCTGCGGCGGGAGGATGCGGAAGAGTGA
- a CDS encoding ArsR/SmtB family transcription factor, translated as MNEDKEYQASIQRQPLKVSPEQEKLLESALRIKIMHLLAAEPLTSKQVAEKLEKTPGNVHYHISKLFEGGLLELVRTEAAGGIIQKFYRSKATWFRAENFSGFQFRAEDQVDHFTTRLTLSPEELESFRREMMDFISSWESRVTLGTEYGVDIVIGHLRTPEPEVNP; from the coding sequence ATGAATGAAGATAAGGAATATCAAGCTTCCATCCAGCGCCAGCCTCTGAAGGTGTCCCCCGAACAGGAAAAGCTGCTGGAAAGTGCACTGCGGATCAAGATCATGCATCTGCTGGCTGCAGAGCCCCTGACCTCCAAGCAGGTTGCCGAAAAGCTGGAGAAGACTCCGGGGAATGTCCATTATCATATCAGCAAGCTGTTTGAGGGCGGACTGCTGGAGCTTGTCCGGACAGAGGCTGCCGGAGGCATTATCCAGAAATTTTACCGTTCAAAGGCCACCTGGTTCCGTGCGGAAAATTTCAGCGGTTTTCAATTCCGGGCGGAGGATCAGGTGGACCATTTCACTACAAGACTGACCTTATCCCCGGAAGAGCTGGAGAGCTTCCGGCGGGAGATGATGGATTTCATTTCCTCCTGGGAATCCAGGGTTACCTTGGGGACTGAATATGGCGTTGACATCGTCATCGGACACTTAAGGACTCCTGAGCCGGAGGTGAACCCTTAG
- a CDS encoding thioredoxin family protein encodes MKQNVAHKFGQGLTPRQFVEGMTKNQQAFESWYEKFAWEDQDDRAYFESLNHRDDLRVLILAADWCGDVVRNVPVVFRILETAGIKTEVLILEENQDVMDDFLTMGGRSVPIVIFADTGGYVLGHWGPRPEHVQSLMREFKRENPDREAPDYESKIAEVRKAMGQAYGEGTESHAVIAKELRSLISGF; translated from the coding sequence ATGAAGCAGAATGTAGCTCATAAGTTTGGTCAGGGCCTTACTCCGCGCCAGTTCGTGGAAGGTATGACGAAGAACCAGCAGGCTTTTGAATCGTGGTACGAAAAATTCGCCTGGGAAGATCAGGATGACCGTGCGTATTTTGAAAGTCTGAATCACCGGGACGATCTGCGCGTGCTGATACTGGCTGCCGACTGGTGCGGTGATGTTGTGCGCAATGTGCCGGTGGTGTTCCGCATTCTGGAAACCGCAGGGATCAAAACCGAGGTTCTGATTCTGGAAGAAAATCAGGACGTAATGGATGATTTCCTGACTATGGGCGGAAGATCAGTGCCCATCGTTATTTTTGCCGATACAGGCGGTTATGTACTGGGCCACTGGGGTCCCCGTCCGGAGCATGTGCAATCGCTGATGAGGGAGTTCAAGCGGGAGAATCCGGACCGTGAGGCACCTGACTATGAGAGCAAAATCGCCGAAGTCCGCAAGGCGATGGGCCAAGCTTACGGGGAAGGAACGGAGTCGCACGCAGTGATTGCCAAAGAGCTGCGCAGCCTGATCTCCGGATTCTAA
- a CDS encoding autorepressor SdpR family transcription factor: MNESFKALADPTRRQILRLLREKDRTAGEIADYFNMSKPSISHHLNALKHAGLVQDERQGQFILYSLDTTVLEEVLGWFLEFTGTGKERETHGRTESKPKPVKDTHKEVD, from the coding sequence ATGAACGAATCCTTCAAGGCGCTGGCTGACCCGACCCGGAGGCAGATCCTGCGGCTGTTAAGGGAAAAGGATCGTACCGCCGGGGAGATCGCCGATTATTTTAATATGTCCAAACCCAGCATCTCGCATCATCTGAATGCTCTGAAGCATGCGGGACTGGTGCAGGACGAACGTCAGGGGCAATTCATTCTGTATTCGCTCGATACGACCGTGCTTGAAGAGGTGCTAGGCTGGTTCCTTGAGTTCACAGGTACTGGAAAAGAGCGCGAAACACATGGCCGCACAGAGTCCAAACCCAAACCGGTTAAGGATACACACAAGGAGGTTGATTGA